One region of Flavobacterium pisciphilum genomic DNA includes:
- a CDS encoding conjugal transfer protein TraO, which translates to MKKYIYTVMLILMAITVTQAQRMLPKQKGLEVSTGVVSKDKIVNDYYLNIGMTVNGKNGNYQLWALEYTHQYHDYKDLRIPQETYTSEGGYSFFLLGDARKNITLNFGITGVVGYESINRGEAMLYDGAKILSEDNFIYGAGGRLTLETYLSDRFVLILQGRTKVFWGTDLEQFRPSAGVGLRFNF; encoded by the coding sequence ATGAAAAAGTATATCTATACCGTGATGCTCATCTTGATGGCCATCACGGTTACACAGGCACAAAGAATGCTCCCAAAACAGAAAGGACTGGAAGTAAGTACAGGTGTAGTATCCAAAGATAAAATTGTTAATGATTATTACCTCAATATTGGAATGACCGTGAACGGTAAAAACGGGAACTATCAGCTTTGGGCATTGGAATACACCCACCAATACCACGACTACAAAGACCTCCGCATACCGCAGGAAACCTACACTTCCGAAGGCGGCTACAGTTTCTTCCTTTTGGGCGATGCTCGTAAAAACATTACGCTGAACTTCGGAATAACAGGTGTTGTCGGTTATGAAAGCATCAATCGTGGCGAAGCGATGTTGTATGACGGAGCAAAGATTTTGAGCGAGGATAACTTCATCTACGGAGCTGGTGGACGGCTCACTCTTGAAACATATCTATCAGACCGTTTTGTGTTAATCCTGCAAGGACGCACAAAAGTATTTTGGGGTACGGACTTAGAGCAATTCCGACCATCCGCAGGTGTGGGATTAAGGTTTAATTTTTAA
- the traN gene encoding conjugative transposon protein TraN codes for MKNHLKTFWAIVLILGFAVQSFAQDSIRTPLALGKIEPYKMEVTYDKTSHLIFPTAIRYVDLGSEYLIAGKAEDAENVLRVKATVRDFEPETNFSVITNDGRFYSFNVYYSSYPEAMSYDLLTMQKAVDKANGNDVLFEELGNNSPSLAGLLLETIYKNDNRIVKHIGAKSFGIQFILKGIYIHNGKYYFHTELRNKTNVPFQIDFINFKVVDKKVAKRTVVQERPMIPLRTYKPLDEIGGKLTEQNVFLLDQFTIADDKVLLIEIFEKNGGRHQTLQVENSDLIKARLINDMHLKF; via the coding sequence ATGAAAAATCATTTAAAAACCTTTTGGGCAATTGTCCTGATACTCGGCTTTGCCGTACAATCTTTTGCACAAGACAGCATCAGAACTCCGCTTGCATTAGGCAAGATAGAACCGTATAAAATGGAAGTTACCTACGATAAAACTTCGCACTTGATTTTTCCGACCGCTATCCGTTATGTGGATTTGGGAAGCGAATATCTAATTGCAGGAAAAGCAGAAGATGCGGAAAACGTGTTGCGTGTAAAAGCAACGGTAAGGGATTTCGAACCTGAAACCAATTTTTCGGTCATTACGAATGACGGACGTTTTTACAGCTTTAATGTGTATTACAGTTCTTACCCGGAGGCAATGAGCTACGACCTACTTACAATGCAAAAGGCAGTGGATAAAGCCAATGGAAACGATGTGCTTTTTGAAGAATTGGGCAATAATTCGCCTTCACTAGCAGGCTTGCTATTAGAAACAATTTACAAAAATGATAATCGGATTGTAAAGCACATTGGGGCTAAGAGTTTCGGCATTCAGTTTATTCTCAAAGGCATTTATATCCACAACGGCAAATACTATTTCCATACGGAATTGAGAAATAAAACCAATGTGCCTTTCCAGATTGATTTTATCAATTTCAAAGTAGTAGATAAAAAGGTAGCCAAACGTACTGTGGTACAAGAACGCCCGATGATACCCCTCAGAACTTACAAGCCTTTGGACGAGATTGGCGGGAAACTAACCGAACAAAACGTGTTCCTGTTAGACCAATTTACCATTGCCGATGACAAGGTACTGTTGATTGAGATTTTCGAGAAGAACGGTGGCAGACATCAAACTTTGCAGGTAGAAAATTCGGATTTGATAAAAGCTCGTTTAATAAACGATATGCACCTAAAATTTTAA